From a region of the Paenibacillus lutimineralis genome:
- a CDS encoding MFS transporter — protein MSSKPAALSAESSLLEPEQTATSLLKQPRAVWAVFFASIVAFMGLGLVDPILPAIARNLHASSSEVSLLFTSYNAVMAIAMLITGVISSRLGIKRTLLLGIVIIAIFSFLGGYFDNIWVIIGMRGGWGLGNALFVATALSAIVTLSGSGTTQAVILYEAAVGLGISVGPLLGGWLGAISWKGPFFGVASLMVVAFIGLSILMPRSKASTSEAGKSGTPSKTSISAPFRALKHRSLLVLGLTACFYNFGFFTLMAYAPLVLGEMGVDEHGLGYIFLGWGILLAITSVFVAPILKEKFGTVKSMSAMLFLFSLCLLAMGIWTDSKLAIITSVVVAGALLGNNNTLITAAVMNAAPVERSTASAAYSFLRFIGGAIAPYLAGKLGENFNSHVPFIVGSAFVLIAVLFVFMNQHHVKHVDDAPSGH, from the coding sequence ATGTCTTCAAAACCAGCGGCACTATCTGCCGAATCAAGTCTATTGGAGCCGGAACAGACAGCAACGAGTTTGCTTAAGCAGCCGAGAGCGGTATGGGCCGTATTCTTCGCCAGTATCGTTGCCTTCATGGGTCTGGGTCTGGTCGATCCGATACTGCCTGCGATTGCAAGAAATTTACATGCCAGCAGCAGTGAGGTATCCTTGCTATTCACTAGCTATAACGCGGTAATGGCGATTGCCATGCTGATTACCGGTGTTATTTCTTCAAGACTAGGAATTAAAAGAACGTTGTTGCTCGGCATCGTTATTATTGCGATATTCTCATTTTTAGGTGGCTACTTCGATAATATATGGGTGATTATCGGTATGCGTGGAGGCTGGGGCCTCGGTAACGCGCTGTTCGTAGCTACCGCATTGTCAGCGATTGTTACTCTCTCCGGCAGCGGTACGACGCAAGCGGTCATTTTGTATGAAGCTGCGGTCGGATTGGGGATTTCCGTCGGCCCACTGCTGGGCGGATGGCTGGGAGCGATCAGTTGGAAAGGACCTTTCTTCGGCGTAGCTTCGCTAATGGTTGTAGCGTTTATCGGCCTTAGCATACTTATGCCTCGGTCTAAGGCTTCCACTTCTGAAGCTGGAAAGTCTGGAACACCATCTAAAACCTCAATTTCAGCACCCTTCCGTGCTTTAAAGCATCGTTCTTTGCTTGTCCTCGGATTGACTGCCTGCTTCTACAATTTTGGATTCTTCACACTTATGGCTTATGCGCCTCTAGTGTTAGGTGAGATGGGCGTTGATGAGCATGGCCTCGGCTATATCTTTCTAGGCTGGGGAATTCTGCTGGCGATCACATCCGTGTTCGTGGCCCCCATTTTGAAGGAAAAATTCGGTACCGTTAAATCGATGAGTGCGATGCTGTTCTTGTTCTCTCTCTGTCTGCTTGCAATGGGGATATGGACAGATTCCAAGCTAGCTATCATTACCTCTGTAGTTGTTGCTGGTGCGTTGTTGGGGAACAATAACACACTGATTACAGCTGCTGTAATGAATGCAGCTCCGGTTGAGCGCTCTACAGCTTCGGCTGCTTATAGCTTCCTGCGTTTTATCGGCGGCGCGATTGCTCCGTATTTGGCGGGAAAATTAGGTGAGAACTTCAATTCGCATGTGCCATTTATCGTGGGATCTGCATTTGTACTCATTGCTGTCTTGTTCGTATTCATGAATCAGCATCATGTTAAGCATGTGGATGATGCGCCAAGCGGACATTAA
- a CDS encoding spore germination protein: MWKFIVSHFPGWDVVFQAIMLLVLPVVFYFLSNWVKSRLSNRSYAKSKEASTAGAVSNSDDEEFAGEQPVTGNYDHDLSVLKQQAVNHCDIHIREFTIGRANRAAVLYVDGLYDKNLMDTQVLESLMNKGGGGTSTSQEIPITKENLVNQILPVSQVSDTGQLDQVVEDILTGVVALLVEGLEEILMISGSAGNSRGIEEPVSEGLLRGPRAGFTETLSDNTALLRRHGKNESLQMIKFKVGERAQKNLIVAYMRDIANSELVDEVIRRIEAIDMDYLPESGYVEQLIEDNSLSPFQQVQSTERPDRVIGALMEGRVAILLDGTPFVLIVPVTFSMLLQSPEDYYERWIPASLLRLLRFFTAFLAVFTPAIYISFISFNQGLIPTELVVTIIESRLSVPFPSIIEALIMEVSIEILREAGIRLPKPIGPAMGIVGGLIIGDAAVNAGIISPFLVIVVAVTAISSFAIPSYSTGITLRMLRFLAMFFAAFLGLFGTVMFFILVCSHLAKLKSFGVAYISPLSPFRWNDWKDFIFRMPFKLMNRRPILMKTRDSTRRNK; encoded by the coding sequence ATGTGGAAATTCATAGTATCTCATTTTCCGGGCTGGGACGTTGTTTTTCAAGCGATCATGTTATTAGTTCTGCCTGTGGTCTTCTATTTTCTGTCTAATTGGGTGAAATCTAGATTGAGCAATCGAAGCTATGCAAAGAGCAAGGAGGCTAGTACGGCGGGAGCCGTGAGTAACAGTGACGATGAAGAGTTTGCCGGCGAACAGCCGGTAACGGGGAACTATGATCATGATCTCTCGGTGCTTAAGCAACAAGCCGTCAATCATTGCGATATACATATCAGGGAGTTCACAATTGGGAGGGCGAATAGAGCTGCTGTTCTTTATGTAGATGGACTTTATGATAAGAATCTGATGGATACGCAGGTTCTGGAGTCGTTGATGAACAAAGGGGGAGGGGGTACCTCAACCTCTCAGGAAATCCCTATCACGAAAGAGAATTTGGTGAATCAGATTCTTCCGGTCAGTCAAGTCAGTGATACCGGTCAGCTGGATCAGGTCGTGGAGGATATATTGACGGGCGTCGTTGCTCTACTAGTTGAAGGGTTAGAAGAAATATTGATGATTAGTGGCTCAGCTGGGAATAGCAGAGGGATTGAAGAGCCGGTATCGGAAGGGCTATTAAGAGGCCCGCGCGCGGGATTCACCGAAACCTTAAGCGATAATACAGCTTTATTAAGGCGTCATGGGAAGAACGAGAGCTTGCAGATGATCAAGTTCAAGGTTGGGGAGCGTGCTCAAAAGAATCTGATCGTCGCTTATATGAGAGATATCGCCAACTCTGAACTAGTCGATGAGGTCATTCGCCGCATAGAGGCGATCGACATGGATTATTTGCCGGAGTCAGGTTATGTGGAGCAATTGATCGAGGACAATAGCTTGAGCCCGTTCCAACAAGTCCAGAGTACCGAACGTCCGGACCGGGTCATCGGTGCTTTAATGGAAGGTCGAGTGGCCATATTACTTGACGGGACCCCATTTGTGCTTATTGTCCCTGTTACCTTCAGTATGCTGCTCCAGTCTCCGGAAGATTATTATGAGCGATGGATACCGGCTTCGCTGTTGCGGTTGCTGCGGTTCTTTACCGCCTTCTTGGCTGTATTTACTCCTGCTATATACATCTCGTTCATTTCATTTAATCAAGGTCTAATTCCTACCGAATTAGTGGTTACGATTATAGAGTCCAGACTAAGCGTTCCATTCCCTTCGATTATCGAAGCGCTTATTATGGAAGTCTCGATTGAAATACTTAGAGAAGCTGGTATTCGTCTGCCCAAACCTATCGGTCCAGCAATGGGTATCGTTGGAGGTCTGATTATCGGTGATGCTGCAGTAAATGCAGGAATTATTAGTCCTTTCCTCGTTATTGTTGTAGCGGTAACTGCTATTTCATCATTCGCTATACCGTCCTATAGTACGGGAATTACACTACGGATGCTGCGGTTTCTTGCGATGTTCTTCGCTGCTTTCCTCGGTCTATTTGGAACTGTGATGTTCTTTATACTGGTCTGCAGCCATCTGGCGAAGCTGAAGAGCTTCGGCGTAGCATATATTAGTCCATTGTCTCCTTTCCGATGGAATGATTGGAAGGACTTCATTTTCCGCATGCCATTCAAGCTGATGAACCGGCGCCCTATTCTGATGAAGACGAGGGATTCCACCCGCAGAAATAAATGA
- the glp gene encoding gephyrin-like molybdotransferase Glp — MNNTAETNEDKFRRQAVSVEAAQARVMPFIVPSGTEQVKLAESMGRILAEDVVAPHPYPFFRRSGMDGYAVKSSDTEYCHAEEPVLLQVVDNIPCGSLPSVPIVPGTAARIMTGAKVPDEADAVVMLEMTEQEIQDGRTYIKLKRPISSGLNITPVGFEISAEDRLLEKGRKLSAGEISVLATFGLASVPVMKRPRVAVLSTGSELLEVDEPLQDGKIRNSNTYMLASQIIEAGGEPHLLEAIPDQLDKARRIIEQALTDYDIVITTGGVSVGDYDIMADLVKGPDVEMLFNKVTMRPGSVTTAAVKNGKLLFALSGNPGACFVGFELFVRPLLGGMLGREKPFLAEICAELGSDYMKINNFTRFVRGRLDLSSGKVIAYPALLDESSVMVTIKDSDVLIVIPPTTTGVQAGQRVKVLKLPGGGW, encoded by the coding sequence ATGAATAACACAGCAGAAACAAACGAAGATAAATTCCGTCGCCAGGCCGTATCCGTCGAAGCGGCCCAAGCCCGTGTCATGCCATTCATCGTTCCGAGCGGAACAGAGCAAGTGAAGCTTGCTGAATCGATGGGAAGGATTCTGGCTGAGGATGTAGTTGCACCACATCCATATCCGTTCTTCCGCCGTTCGGGCATGGACGGCTATGCGGTCAAGAGCAGCGACACAGAGTATTGCCATGCTGAAGAGCCAGTTCTGCTACAAGTAGTGGATAACATCCCTTGCGGCAGTCTGCCTTCCGTTCCTATTGTTCCTGGCACAGCGGCGCGGATTATGACTGGTGCAAAGGTGCCCGATGAAGCTGATGCGGTTGTTATGCTAGAGATGACGGAGCAAGAGATTCAGGATGGACGAACTTATATTAAGCTAAAACGGCCGATTTCGTCAGGTCTAAATATTACTCCGGTCGGCTTTGAAATTTCCGCAGAGGATAGGCTTCTAGAAAAGGGACGCAAGCTGTCGGCTGGCGAGATCTCGGTACTGGCTACCTTCGGCCTGGCCTCGGTTCCTGTGATGAAGCGTCCACGGGTCGCTGTTCTCTCTACCGGCTCTGAGCTACTAGAGGTGGATGAGCCGCTGCAGGATGGCAAGATCCGCAATAGCAATACCTATATGCTGGCGAGTCAGATCATTGAAGCGGGAGGGGAACCTCATCTGCTTGAAGCGATTCCCGATCAATTGGACAAGGCCCGGCGGATCATCGAGCAGGCTTTGACCGACTATGATATTGTGATAACGACCGGTGGAGTGTCCGTCGGCGATTATGACATTATGGCTGATCTGGTCAAGGGGCCGGATGTAGAAATGCTGTTCAACAAAGTGACGATGCGTCCGGGCAGTGTGACAACAGCGGCAGTTAAGAACGGGAAGCTGCTATTCGCGCTTTCCGGTAATCCTGGTGCTTGCTTCGTCGGCTTCGAGCTATTTGTACGCCCGCTGCTTGGCGGGATGCTTGGCCGAGAGAAGCCATTTCTGGCAGAGATCTGCGCTGAGCTGGGTAGCGATTATATGAAAATTAACAACTTCACTCGGTTCGTAAGAGGAAGGTTGGATCTTTCCTCCGGGAAGGTTATCGCTTATCCAGCCTTACTTGATGAGTCGTCCGTAATGGTCACGATCAAGGACAGCGATGTGCTGATCGTTATACCACCAACGACAACCGGGGTTCAGGCTGGACAGCGGGTTAAGGTGCTGAAGCTGCCTGGCGGGGGATGGTGA
- the mobB gene encoding molybdopterin-guanine dinucleotide biosynthesis protein B codes for MSKPFVIQIVGYKDSGKTTLIGRVLSLFSSMNLRVAVIKHDAHGFEMDHSGTDTYAYRQHGAVAIAITSPYQTALIEEQETPLKELIERFGGYDLILVEGHKQEVFPKIVMLRSGEDRILLQELNQVKACVVRETETVENGKAANGVPLTERAEHNPSQSAGAGQALLEGDFTAAPVVHFAADEIEKIAAWILSEAGLTALC; via the coding sequence ATGAGTAAGCCGTTCGTCATCCAAATCGTCGGTTATAAGGACAGCGGAAAGACGACGCTGATCGGTAGAGTGCTGTCCTTGTTCAGCAGTATGAATTTGCGAGTAGCGGTGATTAAGCATGATGCTCATGGCTTTGAGATGGATCATAGTGGGACGGATACGTACGCTTATCGCCAACATGGTGCAGTGGCAATCGCGATCACTTCTCCTTACCAGACGGCGTTGATAGAAGAACAGGAGACGCCATTAAAGGAATTAATTGAGCGCTTCGGCGGTTATGATCTGATCTTAGTGGAGGGTCACAAGCAAGAAGTATTTCCGAAGATTGTGATGCTTCGCAGCGGCGAGGATCGGATACTGCTGCAGGAGCTGAATCAGGTGAAGGCCTGTGTAGTGAGGGAAACAGAGACGGTAGAGAATGGAAAAGCGGCGAATGGAGTCCCCCTGACCGAAAGGGCGGAGCACAATCCGTCGCAATCGGCAGGGGCTGGACAAGCCTTGTTAGAAGGAGATTTCACCGCCGCGCCTGTCGTTCATTTTGCAGCAGATGAGATTGAGAAAATAGCTGCCTGGATCCTAAGCGAAGCGGGGCTAACCGCCCTTTGCTAA
- the xerS gene encoding tyrosine recombinase XerS has product MNVQKVVDRKKLDERVVHMPWFVQQFIDYKLPDLSPSTLLEYIRDYEQFFGWLRAEGLSVAEHNAGVTLLELETLRMESVVGYRLHLTTRTEGTNSKITVSRKMSSLRSLFHYLSQIAEDEDFYPLLKRNIMAKVEIKRIHKPKDTAAKLKGKILEEDELIEFISYIAEGYGHDIENNKQALYAHEHNKERDACIASLILNSGLRVSEVVNLNVNDLDLNNKLLYVYRKGNNDETFKTPVYFREQSKDDLVHYLTLRETRYRTPKREKALFVALPNGQTEGKRMTKRAIQAMIIKYAKRFGKPYLTVHKLRHSFATDYYLQNDIYKTKEQLGHASTETTEVYAHLTDKTMSEAIERRAE; this is encoded by the coding sequence ATGAATGTACAAAAAGTGGTCGATCGCAAAAAGTTGGACGAACGGGTAGTTCACATGCCTTGGTTCGTACAGCAATTCATTGATTATAAGCTGCCAGATCTCTCCCCCTCCACCCTGCTGGAGTATATAAGAGATTACGAACAATTTTTTGGCTGGCTTCGTGCCGAAGGATTATCTGTAGCTGAACATAACGCCGGGGTCACTCTGCTGGAGCTAGAAACCTTGCGAATGGAGAGTGTCGTTGGATATCGTCTGCATTTAACGACCCGAACAGAGGGTACGAACTCAAAGATCACAGTCTCGCGCAAAATGTCCTCCCTCCGCTCTCTATTTCATTATCTAAGTCAAATCGCCGAGGATGAGGACTTCTACCCGTTGCTGAAGCGTAATATTATGGCCAAGGTGGAGATAAAACGAATCCATAAACCGAAGGATACCGCGGCCAAGCTGAAGGGGAAAATTCTTGAAGAAGATGAGCTCATCGAATTCATTAGCTACATTGCCGAAGGATATGGACATGACATCGAGAATAATAAACAGGCGCTCTATGCCCACGAGCATAATAAAGAACGGGATGCCTGTATTGCCAGCCTCATTCTAAATTCCGGACTTCGGGTGTCCGAGGTCGTTAATCTGAATGTGAATGATCTTGATCTGAACAATAAATTGCTCTACGTATACCGCAAAGGGAATAATGACGAGACCTTCAAGACCCCGGTCTATTTCCGTGAACAGTCTAAAGACGACCTCGTCCATTATTTGACGTTGCGAGAGACAAGATATCGGACCCCGAAACGGGAAAAAGCCCTCTTCGTCGCTCTGCCCAACGGTCAGACCGAAGGCAAGCGAATGACGAAGAGAGCCATTCAAGCGATGATTATCAAGTATGCCAAACGCTTTGGCAAGCCTTATCTGACTGTACATAAGCTTCGCCATTCGTTTGCTACCGATTACTATTTGCAAAATGACATATATAAGACAAAGGAGCAGCTTGGCCATGCCTCGACCGAGACGACCGAGGTATATGCCCACTTGACCGACAAGACGATGTCCGAGGCGATTGAGCGGCGAGCAGAGTAG
- a CDS encoding DUF3898 domain-containing protein: protein MGDTVVKGELADFGNEVHIAKLNGRYAVILEGESISFDKAFSPVELLQPDSFEVVAQRIMDKKVEDDDLPPF from the coding sequence ATCGGCGATACGGTCGTCAAGGGGGAACTGGCTGACTTCGGCAACGAGGTTCATATTGCCAAGTTGAATGGCCGCTATGCGGTTATTCTTGAAGGTGAATCTATTTCTTTTGATAAGGCATTCTCTCCGGTTGAGCTGTTGCAGCCAGATTCATTTGAGGTTGTCGCTCAGCGGATCATGGATAAGAAGGTAGAGGACGACGATTTGCCTCCTTTTTAA
- a CDS encoding MarR family winged helix-turn-helix transcriptional regulator, translated as MNNHNLDKIELELAILYRRITNRKHEVLDRSAYILIHQIMAHGKAGVKTLADEFHLDISTVSRQVSSLEEKGYVLRTPDPSDGRAYFLEVTELGQQKFQEARTARQERIGNLLKDWSNEEAEQFGALLQKLNRTFN; from the coding sequence GTGAACAATCATAATCTCGATAAAATTGAGCTTGAACTTGCAATCTTATATCGCAGAATTACTAACCGTAAGCACGAGGTGCTTGACCGTTCAGCCTATATCTTAATTCATCAAATTATGGCGCATGGCAAAGCCGGGGTAAAGACTTTGGCAGATGAGTTTCATCTCGATATATCGACCGTCAGCAGACAGGTATCTTCGTTAGAGGAGAAAGGCTATGTATTGCGTACTCCTGATCCGTCTGATGGTAGAGCTTATTTTCTGGAGGTCACCGAACTAGGGCAGCAGAAATTTCAAGAGGCAAGAACTGCGCGGCAGGAACGGATCGGTAATCTACTGAAGGATTGGAGCAATGAAGAAGCAGAGCAATTCGGCGCTCTCTTGCAAAAGCTCAACCGAACCTTTAATTGA
- a CDS encoding dihydroorotate dehydrogenase, whose product MIDLSCSFGKLTFKNPIVMASGTFGFGQEYGAIYDVNRLGGISGKGLTLHPKAGNDGIRVYETPSGLLNSVGLENPGVEAFLREECPRWEQLDLVRIVNLGGNTIQDYVEGAELIEADAKRRELGGNPAVEMIELNISCPNVKAGGMAYGIQTETAREVVRKVRAATSLPLVIKLSPNAEDIVGMAVMCEQEGADGVSLVNTFSAMKIDIYKRGSVFNNLYAGLSGPAIKPIALRMVHQVSKAVSIPVMGMGGICSGTDIIEFIMAGAAVTQVGTYNFMNLRAGEDLLDQVEQFMIAENISTLDEIRGIL is encoded by the coding sequence ATGATCGATTTGTCATGTTCTTTCGGTAAGCTGACTTTTAAGAATCCCATCGTCATGGCCTCCGGTACTTTCGGATTTGGACAGGAGTATGGGGCTATCTATGATGTGAATCGCCTTGGTGGAATTTCTGGCAAAGGGCTGACTCTGCATCCGAAGGCCGGCAATGATGGAATAAGAGTCTATGAGACACCGTCCGGATTGCTGAACAGTGTCGGTCTGGAGAATCCGGGAGTCGAAGCCTTCCTACGTGAAGAGTGTCCGCGCTGGGAGCAGCTCGATCTGGTTCGCATCGTGAATCTGGGTGGGAATACGATCCAGGACTATGTGGAGGGAGCTGAACTGATCGAAGCGGATGCGAAGCGAAGGGAGCTTGGTGGTAACCCGGCTGTCGAGATGATCGAACTCAACATTTCCTGTCCAAATGTCAAAGCGGGTGGGATGGCTTATGGCATCCAGACGGAGACGGCACGTGAGGTCGTCAGGAAGGTACGTGCTGCGACTTCGCTGCCGCTGGTCATCAAATTGTCCCCGAACGCGGAGGATATTGTCGGCATGGCTGTCATGTGTGAGCAGGAAGGGGCAGATGGTGTATCCCTCGTGAATACTTTCTCGGCGATGAAGATCGATATATACAAACGCGGCAGCGTATTCAACAATCTCTATGCCGGTTTATCTGGACCTGCGATCAAGCCGATCGCTCTGCGCATGGTGCATCAGGTGAGCAAGGCTGTATCGATCCCGGTGATGGGAATGGGCGGAATTTGCAGCGGAACAGATATTATCGAATTCATTATGGCCGGTGCGGCAGTTACTCAGGTTGGAACCTATAACTTCATGAATTTGCGGGCTGGAGAGGACTTGCTTGATCAAGTGGAGCAATTCATGATCGCTGAGAACATTTCCACCTTGGACGAAATCCGTGGCATCCTATAA
- a CDS encoding spermine/spermidine synthase: MNYSDYPAEIIERAMTPRGEIQLQRRGNDYEIISNGTFLMATYNGESERLLVRSALQYVSQPHHVLIGGLGVGFSLQEALLDPRAEQVTVVEIEQKIIAWNEMELADVSDRALEHPKTRIIHTDLIEWIEATDEQFDLICLDIDNGPDWKVFEQNHSLYHENSFCKLHKLLQPGGCITFWSATASPEFAERMKQYFGNVEVLTVEQSRGEPDYIFLSRKLEV; the protein is encoded by the coding sequence ATGAACTATAGCGACTATCCTGCTGAGATTATCGAGCGGGCGATGACACCCCGAGGCGAAATCCAGCTTCAACGTAGGGGAAATGATTACGAAATCATCAGCAATGGCACATTTCTCATGGCAACCTACAACGGGGAATCAGAACGCCTGCTTGTGCGCAGTGCTTTACAATATGTCTCACAGCCTCATCATGTATTGATTGGCGGACTTGGCGTTGGATTCTCCCTACAGGAGGCCCTGCTTGACCCTCGTGCAGAACAAGTTACCGTCGTAGAAATCGAGCAGAAGATTATTGCGTGGAATGAGATGGAACTGGCAGATGTGTCTGATCGGGCATTGGAGCACCCCAAGACCAGAATCATTCACACAGATCTCATCGAGTGGATTGAAGCGACAGATGAGCAATTCGATCTAATCTGTCTGGACATTGACAACGGCCCGGATTGGAAAGTGTTCGAGCAGAATCATTCTCTTTACCACGAGAACAGCTTCTGTAAACTGCATAAGCTGCTTCAGCCCGGTGGTTGCATTACTTTCTGGAGCGCCACCGCTTCGCCCGAATTTGCGGAGCGAATGAAGCAATATTTTGGCAACGTCGAGGTGCTTACGGTTGAGCAGTCCCGTGGGGAACCGGATTACATATTTCTCTCACGCAAGCTGGAGGTGTAA